In Iodobacter fluviatilis, one DNA window encodes the following:
- a CDS encoding SEL1-like repeat protein produces the protein MLTRLLLICTFALTACGNDFKERKLDNLDDIKAKLAFTCAYEKDHLPALPAEADILFKYARFLEKYNTQKQDEGVFAEIERLYRIATANGHYKASINLQNGMMRRYLHGSSTEMADWAEELIKTNIPAGYFLMGLYIKNGSAGIKKDPELALRYFRKAADLGNPDAQDYIGKKLAPIDIAPDVARQMRQCAAEQGHGGAAIDLGVDLQGDELFPEAVKVFQLGVMAGNELAPSYLAGGFKAPPPDDPLNYLALEKDDERSKRYEAIGKMLTAYYFANPKVPDLDQIVPLPPAKLPKWDGTFQWLKEYQAKVAPEKPSDELIAKLAKAKGLDPASGMPLAQLKKAEVAPAPIATTTTPDRVSLGTLCRTGQLCPEAGLWLGYFEGQKYSHLLSKGQLMPSIPASIPRSNKLAQWLKGPEKMELAMEWQLEKYADA, from the coding sequence ATGTTGACCCGTTTACTCTTGATTTGCACTTTTGCGCTTACCGCCTGCGGCAATGATTTTAAGGAAAGAAAGTTGGATAATTTGGATGATATCAAAGCCAAGCTGGCCTTTACTTGTGCATACGAAAAAGACCATTTACCCGCCTTGCCTGCCGAGGCCGATATCTTATTTAAATACGCCCGATTTTTAGAAAAATATAATACCCAAAAACAAGATGAAGGTGTTTTTGCTGAAATTGAGCGTCTCTATCGCATTGCCACTGCCAATGGTCATTATAAAGCCAGTATTAATTTACAAAATGGCATGATGCGCCGCTATTTACACGGTAGCTCCACCGAAATGGCCGATTGGGCGGAGGAGTTGATCAAAACCAATATCCCTGCTGGCTATTTCCTAATGGGCCTCTATATCAAAAATGGCAGTGCAGGGATTAAAAAAGACCCTGAGCTGGCTTTGCGCTATTTCCGTAAGGCGGCTGATTTAGGCAATCCAGATGCACAAGATTATATTGGGAAGAAATTGGCCCCTATTGATATTGCACCAGATGTCGCCCGTCAAATGAGGCAGTGTGCTGCGGAACAAGGCCATGGGGGCGCAGCAATAGATTTGGGGGTTGACTTACAAGGTGACGAGTTATTTCCTGAGGCAGTAAAAGTTTTTCAGCTTGGTGTTATGGCTGGAAATGAACTTGCTCCATCGTACTTAGCGGGTGGATTTAAAGCCCCCCCTCCTGATGATCCATTAAATTATCTAGCCCTTGAAAAAGACGATGAGCGCTCAAAGCGCTACGAAGCCATTGGCAAGATGTTGACAGCTTATTATTTTGCCAATCCCAAAGTGCCCGATTTGGATCAAATCGTGCCTTTGCCACCAGCCAAACTGCCCAAGTGGGATGGCACATTTCAGTGGTTGAAAGAATACCAGGCTAAAGTCGCCCCTGAAAAACCAAGCGATGAACTGATCGCCAAATTGGCTAAAGCAAAGGGGTTAGATCCTGCATCGGGCATGCCACTGGCCCAGCTTAAAAAAGCTGAAGTTGCACCTGCCCCCATCGCCACCACCACCACGCCAGACCGTGTTTCTCTTGGCACGCTTTGCCGCACCGGCCAGCTTTGCCCAGAGGCCGGTTTATGGCTTGGCTATTTTGAAGGGCAGAAATATAGCCATCTGCTAAGTAAAGGCCAGCTTATGCCCTCCATTCCCGCATCGATTCCCCGCAGCAATAAATTGGCCCAATGGTTAAAAGGTCCTGAAAAAATGGAGTTGGCGATGGAATGGCAATTGGAAAAATATGCCGATGCATGA
- a CDS encoding tetratricopeptide repeat protein, translated as MRIYCSVLFSILAITACGNDFKERKLDNLDGIKAKLAFTCTYEKDHLPALPVEADILFKYARFLEKYNTQKQDEGVFAEIERLYRIATANGHYKASINLQNGMMRRYLHGSSTEMADWAEELIKANIPAGYFLMGLYIKNGSAGIKKDPELALRYFRKAADLGNPDAQYYVGDKLAPIDIAPDVARQMHQCAAEQGHGKAATDLGMDFQLNGIYSKSIKAFQLGVLAGNDISALNLENAFKAPPLIIHYII; from the coding sequence GTGCGTATTTATTGTTCCGTCTTGTTTTCTATCCTTGCAATCACCGCCTGCGGCAATGATTTTAAGGAAAGAAAATTGGATAATCTGGATGGTATCAAAGCCAAGCTGGCCTTTACGTGTACTTACGAAAAAGACCATTTACCGGCCTTGCCTGTCGAGGCAGATATCTTATTTAAATACGCCCGATTTTTAGAAAAGTATAATACCCAGAAACAAGATGAAGGTGTTTTTGCAGAAATAGAACGCCTTTATCGAATTGCCACGGCCAATGGCCATTATAAAGCCAGTATTAATTTACAGAATGGCATGATGCGCCGCTATTTACACGGCAGCTCCACCGAAATGGCCGATTGGGCTGAGGAGTTGATCAAAGCCAATATCCCTGCGGGCTATTTTCTAATGGGCCTCTATATTAAAAACGGCAGTGCAGGGATTAAAAAAGACCCTGAGCTGGCTTTGCGCTATTTCCGCAAGGCTGCTGATTTAGGCAACCCAGATGCGCAATATTATGTTGGGGACAAATTGGCCCCTATTGATATTGCACCGGATGTCGCCCGTCAAATGCATCAGTGTGCTGCTGAACAAGGGCACGGGAAGGCGGCAACAGATTTAGGTATGGACTTTCAATTAAATGGGATCTATTCCAAATCCATAAAAGCCTTCCAACTTGGTGTGTTAGCAGGAAATGATATATCTGCATTAAATTTAGAAAATGCATTTAAAGCCCCCCCCCTGATCATCCACTATATTATTTAG
- a CDS encoding SEL1-like repeat protein encodes MRIYCSVLFSILAITACGNDFKERKLDNLDGIKAKLAFTCTYEKDHLPALPVEADILFKYARFLEKYNTQKQDEGVFAEIERLYRIATANGHYKASINLQNGMMSRYLHGSSTEMADWAEELIKANIPAGYFLMGLYIKNGSAGIKKDPDLALRYFRKAADLGNPDAQYYVGDKLAPIDIAPDISRQMLRCAAEQGHGKAAIELGSDQKLDQHYKEAVKSYQLGVAAGNELAPSYLAGGFKAPSPDNPLDYLGLEKDDERSKRYEAIGKMLTAYYFANPKVPDLDQIVPLPPAKLPKWDGTFQWLKEYQAKVAPEKPSDELIAKLAKAKGLDPASGMPLAQLKKN; translated from the coding sequence GTGCGTATTTATTGCTCCGTCTTGTTTTCTATCCTTGCAATCACCGCCTGCGGCAATGATTTTAAGGAAAGAAAATTGGATAATCTGGATGGTATCAAAGCCAAGCTGGCCTTTACTTGTACTTACGAAAAAGACCATTTACCGGCCTTGCCTGTCGAGGCAGATATCTTATTTAAATACGCCCGATTTTTAGAAAAGTATAATACCCAGAAACAAGATGAAGGTGTTTTTGCAGAAATTGAGCGACTTTACCGAATTGCTACCGCCAATGGTCATTATAAAGCTAGTATAAATTTACAGAATGGCATGATGAGCCGCTATTTACACGGCAGCTCCACCGAAATGGCCGATTGGGCGGAGGAGTTGATCAAAGCCAATATTCCTGCGGGTTATTTTCTAATGGGCCTCTATATTAAAAACGGCAGCGCAGGGATTAAAAAGGATCCTGATCTTGCTTTGCGCTATTTCCGCAAGGCGGCTGATTTAGGTAATCCAGATGCGCAATATTATGTAGGTGATAAGCTGGCCCCAATTGATATTGCACCGGATATTTCCCGTCAAATGTTACGTTGTGCAGCAGAACAAGGCCACGGGAAAGCGGCTATTGAGCTAGGTAGTGACCAAAAACTTGATCAGCATTATAAAGAGGCAGTTAAGTCATACCAACTGGGCGTGGCAGCAGGAAATGAACTTGCTCCATCGTACTTAGCTGGTGGATTTAAAGCCCCCTCCCCTGATAACCCATTGGATTACCTTGGCCTTGAAAAAGACGATGAGCGCTCAAAGCGCTACGAAGCCATTGGCAAGATGTTGACAGCTTATTATTTTGCCAATCCCAAAGTGCCCGATTTGGATCAAATCGTGCCTTTGCCACCAGCCAAACTGCCCAAGTGGGATGGCACATTTCAGTGGTTGAAAGAATACCAGGCTAAAGTCGCCCCTGAAAAGCCGAGCGATGAATTGATCGCAAAACTGGCAAAAGCCAAGGGGCTAGACCCTGCATCGGGCATGCCGCTGGCCCAGCTTAAAAAAAACTGA
- a CDS encoding DUF4879 domain-containing protein — MKKLLLVLVSAYLAVSSPAAMADQDASSIYPEKKAFDDYVFGQPLRLDLSQIKPAETTKSSAHAENTTFAPAAPLSQVRVIAVGSNNIGWENIPVGAQATVQDHGGAFLAVAVLEMGYGGNPIARMNGGVVPSASIFRRDTLCFVNGSAAIPCPPGNTVAGFIVYWDVSGNQNGFFQHTNTSLNSPWNTLSAQISIR, encoded by the coding sequence ATGAAAAAGTTACTTCTAGTACTTGTATCTGCATACCTTGCTGTTAGCTCTCCTGCTGCGATGGCCGATCAAGATGCTTCGTCCATTTATCCAGAGAAAAAAGCGTTTGATGACTATGTTTTTGGCCAACCGCTACGCCTAGATCTATCTCAAATAAAACCTGCAGAAACAACAAAGTCATCAGCTCACGCAGAAAACACAACTTTCGCACCTGCAGCACCTCTATCTCAAGTTAGAGTAATTGCCGTTGGTTCTAACAATATAGGTTGGGAAAATATTCCAGTAGGTGCTCAAGCGACAGTACAAGATCATGGGGGAGCGTTTTTAGCCGTTGCCGTTTTAGAAATGGGCTATGGAGGCAATCCGATTGCACGTATGAATGGAGGAGTAGTCCCGTCAGCATCGATCTTCCGTCGTGATACCTTATGCTTTGTAAATGGAAGTGCCGCTATTCCATGCCCTCCTGGTAATACAGTTGCAGGGTTTATCGTTTACTGGGATGTTTCAGGGAATCAAAATGGCTTCTTCCAACATACAAATACATCTCTTAACTCGCCTTGGAATACACTTTCGGCTCAAATAAGTATCCGATAA
- a CDS encoding stationary phase growth adaptation protein, protein MNLDEITSWKPFVPLDGGPPIDLSYLDAHKVDYIHSALGKDDITYTFWVTYSFHCFAKEYVGQSAEEKDALMYYAGKDQRPFCYRRHALAKSYLRQIVEKLGNSDVRVIHAGFGSYATAPVVDESGNKVWYFVPFKVYRSQRKFRLHVTSAYPLLEKPGGGKVGFFTLAHNLKTGRALPTENHCRL, encoded by the coding sequence GTGAATCTTGATGAAATCACGTCTTGGAAGCCATTTGTGCCACTGGATGGTGGTCCGCCCATTGATTTGTCGTATTTGGATGCGCACAAAGTAGACTACATTCATTCCGCTCTAGGTAAGGATGACATTACTTATACGTTTTGGGTGACATACTCATTCCATTGTTTTGCGAAAGAATATGTTGGCCAAAGCGCAGAAGAAAAAGATGCTTTAATGTATTACGCGGGAAAAGATCAGCGTCCTTTTTGTTATCGCCGACACGCTTTGGCTAAGTCATACCTTAGGCAGATTGTCGAAAAACTTGGCAATTCTGATGTGCGAGTAATACATGCTGGTTTTGGTAGCTATGCCACTGCACCAGTTGTCGATGAGAGTGGGAATAAAGTCTGGTATTTTGTGCCATTTAAGGTTTATCGCTCTCAGAGGAAGTTTCGTCTGCACGTAACTAGCGCATATCCTCTACTTGAGAAACCTGGTGGAGGAAAGGTCGGTTTTTTTACGTTAGCGCATAACTTAAAGACTGGACGAGCACTACCAACGGAAAACCACTGTAGATTGTGA
- a CDS encoding pilus assembly FimT family protein, which yields MKKIKSRQQGYLLLELMIVMTITAIILGGFIHSSAQERKQRRVDTYAQQLKNLGNTIEGQYLTKVYALLQSGAPVPGFANPSNPSIAELKAAHYLPVDFPEKGKMGGNFVIEMTLVPAGCTPPACDVQMIVRGSEPVYHQGTTDPDPARAASAAHDGGADFGFSRLDTTNLITGTGGDWRINNPINKPGMLAFRRGYMSSGWGQFVRTDGSTPINGNQVINGNASINGSTTLTGQTDINGNTTDANGNIVIKGKTKMEMDMEAQGAIKGWSYIEAKGNIEAKGNIAAGGQFNGNGVGLNNIQYAKNAGDADRAAWANKAGDADRAVLATRATNADYADKAGWIDCKNIAYTESGLPCKNTLPNPPPVSTEKAISSGSIPVAGDPVYSSWTVKVGQGGGGWHWVTYSGYITQWVFNGGGDRCTNVNGNPACNVAGLFADPGGAFSGGYFTSCQIKFNGDTNILHGGPTMNAGDSKMINGRLHYKWNIYIDTNEVVLYGAGEYNNPPYAGRSAIDYVCYGMV from the coding sequence ATGAAAAAAATAAAAAGCAGGCAGCAAGGATATTTGCTGCTCGAACTCATGATTGTAATGACCATCACCGCCATTATATTAGGTGGATTTATTCATAGTAGCGCACAAGAACGCAAGCAGCGGCGAGTTGATACCTATGCCCAGCAATTAAAAAACCTCGGCAATACCATTGAAGGGCAATACCTCACAAAAGTATATGCACTACTCCAATCAGGAGCCCCTGTGCCAGGCTTTGCTAATCCCAGCAATCCATCAATTGCTGAACTTAAAGCCGCGCATTACTTGCCTGTTGATTTTCCTGAAAAAGGCAAAATGGGTGGGAATTTTGTTATTGAAATGACACTTGTTCCTGCGGGCTGCACTCCCCCGGCCTGCGATGTGCAAATGATCGTTCGGGGCTCAGAACCCGTTTATCACCAAGGCACTACCGATCCTGATCCTGCCCGTGCGGCATCCGCTGCGCATGATGGAGGCGCTGATTTTGGGTTTTCTCGTTTAGACACTACGAACCTCATCACCGGCACGGGCGGCGACTGGCGCATTAACAACCCAATTAACAAACCAGGGATGCTTGCTTTCCGCCGTGGCTATATGTCATCTGGCTGGGGGCAGTTCGTGCGCACAGATGGCAGCACACCGATTAATGGCAACCAAGTCATTAATGGCAACGCCTCAATAAATGGTAGCACCACCCTCACAGGCCAAACCGATATCAACGGCAATACCACTGATGCCAATGGCAACATCGTCATCAAAGGTAAAACCAAGATGGAAATGGATATGGAGGCGCAAGGCGCGATTAAAGGCTGGAGTTACATCGAAGCAAAAGGCAACATCGAAGCGAAAGGCAATATTGCTGCTGGAGGTCAGTTCAACGGCAATGGTGTTGGACTCAATAACATCCAATATGCAAAGAATGCTGGTGATGCAGATAGAGCGGCTTGGGCCAATAAAGCAGGCGATGCTGATCGTGCGGTACTGGCCACAAGAGCAACAAATGCAGATTATGCAGATAAAGCAGGATGGATAGATTGTAAGAATATTGCCTATACAGAATCAGGGCTGCCATGCAAAAACACCCTCCCCAACCCCCCTCCTGTCTCGACTGAAAAAGCCATTTCCTCCGGCTCTATCCCCGTGGCTGGTGATCCTGTTTATAGCAGCTGGACAGTTAAAGTTGGCCAAGGTGGTGGTGGATGGCACTGGGTTACTTATTCAGGATATATAACCCAGTGGGTTTTTAATGGCGGAGGAGATCGATGCACCAATGTCAATGGCAATCCCGCATGCAATGTGGCTGGATTGTTTGCTGATCCAGGTGGCGCATTTTCGGGTGGGTATTTCACCTCTTGCCAAATTAAATTTAATGGCGACACCAACATCCTTCACGGAGGGCCAACAATGAACGCTGGAGACTCTAAAATGATTAATGGCAGATTGCATTACAAATGGAACATTTACATTGATACGAATGAAGTCGTTTTATATGGAGCAGGCGAGTACAACAACCCCCCATATGCAGGCAGGTCTGCAATTGATTACGTTTGCTATGGAATGGTATAA
- a CDS encoding type 4 pilus major pilin, which produces MKYFNKKQTGYTLIEIMIAMVIISIIVGGLIMGFKMLKSGANVDREAKKVSLIQASLVKYTTNNVDTQGIDTTTVINLKSVPDETILGGNKITNRFGGETTIAPDTLTNANDAINITNNGMNKEQCIEYGKTGGASYEVIKANGTTVKARTETKVNETINAACIVGTTNSVSFIFGKG; this is translated from the coding sequence ATGAAATACTTCAACAAGAAACAAACAGGTTACACACTCATTGAAATTATGATTGCTATGGTCATTATTTCTATTATTGTTGGCGGACTGATCATGGGTTTCAAAATGCTTAAATCAGGGGCTAATGTGGATCGAGAAGCCAAAAAAGTATCTTTAATTCAGGCCAGCCTCGTTAAATACACAACAAACAACGTTGATACACAGGGCATTGATACCACTACCGTCATTAATTTGAAATCAGTCCCTGACGAAACAATTTTAGGTGGCAACAAGATTACTAATCGGTTTGGTGGGGAAACGACCATTGCTCCCGATACTTTAACCAATGCAAATGATGCCATTAACATCACCAATAATGGCATGAATAAAGAGCAATGCATTGAATATGGCAAGACGGGTGGGGCCTCCTATGAAGTGATTAAAGCGAATGGCACAACCGTCAAAGCACGGACAGAAACAAAGGTAAACGAAACCATCAATGCAGCCTGCATTGTAGGTACAACTAATTCTGTTTCCTTTATTTTTGGCAAAGGTTAA